The Paramixta manurensis region TTGGCGAAGGAACCGGCGGCGCGTTGTTACGCGGAAGTGAGATTTTTACCGGCAGCAGTTGGACCGCCGGAGAGGCCGGACATTTAACGGTCGCCGACGGGCCTCTTTGCCGCTGTGGTCAGCGCGGTTGCCTGGAAGCGTTGATTAGCATTCCGGCAATTCATCGCCAGCTTGCGGCGCGGCAAGCGGGATTGCGCTGGCAAACGCGCGCCCAGGCGCCAGAACTGGTTGAAGAGGTGATGGCGCAGGCCGGATGGCATTTAGGGAAGGCGCTAAGTCAGATTATGCTGCTACTAAACCCTGCCACCATCGTGATTGATAGCCCGTGGAACCTCAGCGCCGCTTTTCGCGCCCAGGCGTTAGATAATGCGCGCCAGCACGCACTCGGCTTTACCTTTCATCATACCCAAATACATTTTCCGGCCGACCCGTTGGCGCCGCCGCTGGGGTTGGCGCTGGCGGTTATTGAGCAGAGTGAACAAGCTTCGCTTCTGACCAGCCCCTCTTAATGTGCTTGTTTCGGCAAAGATAAGGTCATAATGATGGTCTATGGTATGCAGTGAACAGTGAAAGCATCATTTTCGTAGCATGCATGGCACGCTGTACCGGTGCCGATTGAGAGGAATAACTGATGAAAAAGATTGGCATTAACGGCTTTGGTCGTATTGGTCGCTTAGTTCTCCGTCGGATGTTGGAGACGGGCAGTGAACACGCGATTGTGGCGATTAATGATCTGACTTCGCCAAAAATATTGGCATACCTGCTAAAACATGACACCAGTTACCACACCTTCAACGGAACGATTGACTATACCGATGAGGCGCTAATCGTTAACGGTAACACCATCCGGGTTTATGCCGAGAAAGAGGCGCGTAATATTCCGTGGGGCAAGCACGACATCGATATTGTGGTGGAGTGTACCGGTTTCTATACCTCGGCGGAAAAATCCCAGGCGCATCTTGATGCCGGGGCAAAAAAAGTGCTGATTTCCGCGCCGGCCGGCAATATGAAAACGGTAGTCTTCAACGTGAATGACGATACGATGACCGCCGATGATACGATTTTGTCGGTTGCGTCATGCACCACCAATTGCCTGGCGCCGATGGCAAAAGCCCTTGATGATGGCTTCGGCATTAAAGTCGGTACCATGACCACGATCCATGCTTACACTGGCACGCAATCGCTGGTTGATGGGCCGCGCGGTTCTGATTTACGCGCCGCTCGCGCCGCCGCCGCCAATATTATTCCGCACACGACCGGCGCCGCGAAAGCCATCGGGTTGGTGATCCCAAGCCTCAACGGTAAATTAAAAGGCCATGCGCAGCGCGTTCCCTCTCTGACCGGCTCGATCACCGAACTGGTTTCAGTGCTGGAGAAGAAAACGACGGTTGATGAAATCAATGCAACGTTAAAGGCGGCGACCGAGAATAACCCCTCTTTTGGTTATACCGATGAGGAAATCGTCTCTTCCGATATTGTCGGTTCTGAGTTCGGTTCAGTATTCGATGCGACACAGACCGAAATCTCTGAATTTGGCGATCTGCAACTGGTAAAAACCGTCTCCTGGTATGACAACGAATATGGTTTCGTTACCCAATTGGTGAGAACACTGGATAAGTTTGCCGCCCTATAATCGGTTAGGCGCGTAATAAAAAACCCCTGCAAGCAGGGGTTTTTTGCAATCAGACGTTTGATCAGAAATCGTAACGCAGACGGACCAAATTCAGGTCGCTTTTATTATCGGTGCTGTTGGTAAATACGTGCTCAATATCCACTTGGAACCCATAATCAAACTTGGTCGAAATACCCAGCGTATTATGGTGCTGCTGGTAATCGCGGCCAGTATTGAATTTCAAACGGTCGCCCGCGTAGTAAGGCGTGACATTTTTAACCCAATATTGTTGAACCGGGAAGGTATAACCGAGGTAGTACTCGCCGCCGTAAGCGTTACCGGCAAAAAAGTCATGGCGATCTTTCTGCGTGGTCATCAAGAAGTTGCGATACCATCCGGCGCCTGCCGCCAGCGTCCAGTTACCCGGTTTCCAGCTCAGGCTGCTGCCTAATAGCTGTTGGCCGCTATCGCTGGTGCCATTATCAATGCCATTCGGCGTGTGGATTGACTGCTTGATATAGCTATAGGCAGTACCCCAAGTCAGTGCTTTGCTGATGTGATAATCAACGCCGACCGCCGCGCCGCCCTTACGCTGATAGCGTAAGCCGTTACCACCGGCAGGATGGCTATCGTCGCGCATCACGCCGCCGAGGTAGAGATCAACCGGGCCGAAGCTATTGGTGTATTGCAGCAGGTTGTAGCTACGATAAGAACCGTCATAGTTGCCGTTGAAGCCGTTACCCGGCGCCTGGCCCTGCATGTCGAAGTCCCAAATATCGGTTTTAGCGCCCACCACGGTGTAATAGAGGCTGTTTTGCTTACCGTAGGTTAACGTCCCCCAAGTTTTACTTTTCAGACCGCCGAACAACATACGACGATCGGTATGTTTATCGCCGTCTTTATAGTGATTATCCCAGTCGAAGACGCGGGGAATATTCACGCCCAGTTCGTAGTAACCGATCAGGCTCACATCGTCGAACAGGTAGTAATCCGCAGAGAAACGAAAACGGGTGCCGCCATCGTAGCCGTTACGTTTGTAAGAGCCTTTATCGCTGTTGCCCGCTTCGTTAATGAACTGGGGACGAATACTCCCGCCCACCTGAAACTGCAGGCGGCTTAACGGATCGTTAGCCTGTGGATCTTGTTTGAGTAGCGTAATTTCAGCCAGTGTTGAAAATGACATGCAGCCGAGGGTAACCGCCAGCGCCGCATTTTTTATTGAAAATTTATTGATAGACACAACTAGTCCCTGCCAGTAGCAAATGAAAAAAATACCAATCGATTATTCAGGATTAACCATTCACGGAGATCACTTGCGTGTATCCGCTTCAAAATCGTTGTGCAGCGGAGTATACAGCGTTAATTTTATCCGCATGGCAGGAAATAACTTTAATGCGTAACAGGTTGCGCTAAGTCAATATTCATTGCGTTCTGTTTATATTTTGACCAGTATTTGCAAGCCGGGTTTCTTTTATGGATCACGTCGGGTAATGCGCATCATTTTCTTAATCGCGTAAATAAAATTAAAGTCTTACCGCGTGATGCCGATGAATTATACATTCATCAATAACAAATATTTTGAACGGATGGCCCGTTCATTTCTCCATGATACGTTATTTTTCTCATGTTAGGCGGTATAGGGATATCATCAGCCTTTTTAAAGGATCTGTTCGCTTATCTCTGCGCATTATTTTGTTGAAAAGCAGATTGGCGATAATTTATTTACTGCGCACTGTGACGTGGCTATTACTGGCGGCGGCATCGTTGGCGACTGCCGCGCCGCTAACGCCCGCCGATCGCGATAGTATTGAGCAGCAACAATGGCAGATTCTGGAGCAAAACCAGCAACAGCGGCAGGCGTTGGAACGTAGCCAGGCTCCCATTCGTACTCCGGCTACTCCGCCAATGCCGACGCAAGGCCCCTGTTTTTCCATTCATACCATCACGTTAAGCGGCGCTACGCTGTTATCAACCGGCGCGCGTCGAGGCCAATATCGGACACGATTTCCTGCTTGGCAGTCAGCAGGACAGCAACGACTATAATTCGAAGCAGAGCAGCGTGGCGGCGGGCGGCAGCTTTACCTTTGGCAGTATGAGCGGCTCCGGCTACATTAATGCCAGCCACGATAAAATGGACAGTAATTATGACTCGGTACAGGAGCAAACCGGGATTTATGCGGGTAAAGGCGGCTTTGATATTACTGTTGGCAACCACACGCAGCTTGATGGTGCGGTCATTGCATCAACCGCCACGGCAGATAAAAACAGCCTCGATACCGGGACGCTGGGGTTCAGTGATATCCATAACCAAGCGGATTATGAGGTTGAACATCAGGGCGTAGCGGTTAACGGCGGCGGCGGAAGCGTTGGCGGCCAGTTTAAGGGTAATATGACCGGCGGTGTGCTGGCGCTGTCGAAGCATAAGGGGCATGCGGAAGGAACTACCGAGGCCGCGGTGAGCGAGGGTAACATCACCCTTCGCGATCCGGCACATCAACAGCAGAGCGTGGCAGATTTAAGTCGCGATGCGGAGAATGCTAACGACAGTATTAGCCCGATATTCGACAAAGAGAAGGAGCAGAACCGGCTACAGGAAGCCCAGCTTATTGGTGAGATTGGCGGGCAGGCGGCGGATATCGCCCGGACGCAGGGCGATCTTAACGCGCTGGCGGAGGCGAAGAAAGACCATCCGGGGCTGAGTGCAGACGCGCTGAGGAAAACGGATGAGTATCAAGCCGAGATGGCACAATACGGTACTGGTAGCACCCTTCAGCGAGCGATTCAGGCGAGCACGGCGGCAATACAGGGGCTGGCAGGCGGCGATCTGCGCGGGGCGCTGGCGGGAGCCTCGGCTCCGGAACTGGCACATCTGCTGAAGCCGACGGAAGGGAATCCGGCAGTAAACGCCATGGCGCATGCCATCCTGGGCGGAGCGGTAGCCATGCTGCAGGGTAATAATGGTCTGGCCGG contains the following coding sequences:
- the gap gene encoding type I glyceraldehyde-3-phosphate dehydrogenase, whose protein sequence is MKKIGINGFGRIGRLVLRRMLETGSEHAIVAINDLTSPKILAYLLKHDTSYHTFNGTIDYTDEALIVNGNTIRVYAEKEARNIPWGKHDIDIVVECTGFYTSAEKSQAHLDAGAKKVLISAPAGNMKTVVFNVNDDTMTADDTILSVASCTTNCLAPMAKALDDGFGIKVGTMTTIHAYTGTQSLVDGPRGSDLRAARAAAANIIPHTTGAAKAIGLVIPSLNGKLKGHAQRVPSLTGSITELVSVLEKKTTVDEINATLKAATENNPSFGYTDEEIVSSDIVGSEFGSVFDATQTEISEFGDLQLVKTVSWYDNEYGFVTQLVRTLDKFAAL
- a CDS encoding porin, which translates into the protein MSFSTLAEITLLKQDPQANDPLSRLQFQVGGSIRPQFINEAGNSDKGSYKRNGYDGGTRFRFSADYYLFDDVSLIGYYELGVNIPRVFDWDNHYKDGDKHTDRRMLFGGLKSKTWGTLTYGKQNSLYYTVVGAKTDIWDFDMQGQAPGNGFNGNYDGSYRSYNLLQYTNSFGPVDLYLGGVMRDDSHPAGGNGLRYQRKGGAAVGVDYHISKALTWGTAYSYIKQSIHTPNGIDNGTSDSGQQLLGSSLSWKPGNWTLAAGAGWYRNFLMTTQKDRHDFFAGNAYGGEYYLGYTFPVQQYWVKNVTPYYAGDRLKFNTGRDYQQHHNTLGISTKFDYGFQVDIEHVFTNSTDNKSDLNLVRLRYDF